The Haladaptatus cibarius D43 genome window below encodes:
- a CDS encoding NAD(P)/FAD-dependent oxidoreductase: MSETTDTDHDVVIVGGGPAGCSAGVFTAREGLDTVIFDRGRSSVLRCAHLENYLGFPEGIDIETLYELMHAHAESAGCDIVPDLVGSVDRTDDDDGFVVTPQEGTPVTTRRVVAATRYDGEYMRGLDDDAAMFETYEHGDEEHERFDRSYADDDGTTPVSGLYVASPSERADKQAIIAAGRGAWVARRVITDTRIDDGWWEEVAGGVDWVRRQAELDEKWAKRETRVEWFDDYYADGAPVGADSERFRRVREASVDASLSAYITPEEIEARAETGHETLAEHLDSEAVVAAVGEEELLDAIADDSIREYIGTDGQSLEGDD; encoded by the coding sequence ATGAGTGAAACGACGGACACTGACCACGACGTCGTTATCGTCGGCGGCGGGCCAGCAGGCTGTTCAGCAGGTGTGTTCACTGCGCGGGAGGGACTCGACACGGTGATTTTCGATCGGGGACGCTCTTCCGTACTGCGATGTGCCCATCTCGAAAACTATCTCGGCTTTCCCGAGGGAATCGACATCGAAACGCTGTACGAACTGATGCACGCGCACGCCGAGAGTGCGGGTTGTGACATCGTTCCCGACTTGGTCGGATCGGTCGATAGAACCGACGATGACGACGGGTTCGTCGTCACCCCGCAAGAAGGAACGCCGGTTACCACCCGGCGAGTCGTCGCGGCGACGCGCTACGACGGCGAGTACATGCGCGGACTGGACGACGATGCGGCGATGTTCGAGACGTACGAACACGGGGACGAAGAACACGAGCGATTCGACCGCAGCTACGCCGACGACGACGGCACGACGCCCGTGTCGGGACTCTACGTCGCCTCTCCCTCCGAAAGAGCGGACAAACAGGCGATTATCGCGGCCGGTCGCGGCGCGTGGGTTGCGCGCCGCGTCATCACGGACACTCGAATAGATGACGGTTGGTGGGAGGAAGTGGCCGGTGGTGTCGATTGGGTGCGCCGTCAGGCTGAACTCGACGAGAAGTGGGCCAAGCGCGAAACGCGGGTCGAGTGGTTCGACGACTACTACGCAGACGGTGCACCCGTGGGTGCTGATTCCGAGCGATTCCGCCGCGTGCGCGAGGCATCGGTCGATGCCTCGCTCTCCGCGTACATCACTCCGGAGGAAATCGAGGCGCGAGCCGAAACCGGCCACGAAACGCTGGCCGAGCACCTCGATTCGGAGGCAGTCGTCGCCGCAGTCGGCGAGGAAGAACTCCTCGACGCGATAGCCGACGATTCGATTCGTGAGTACATTGGCACTGACGGCCAATCGCTGGAAGGAGACGACTAA
- a CDS encoding ABC transporter substrate-binding protein, translating to MSKKRGGHGAPTRREYLKYGGAVIGGAGLAGCTGNSSLDSTPTATGTDSETATLAGDGATDGPYTVTMSPMGEVEFESPPETVFTRLTHHADMAFALGRGDGINAMHAPDYYDQLWNQFVERLPGVSLDWTGLYSSWEVGKEKLYELDSDVHLADPASVLALGSWSMADIEEVEQNISPWFGNSFSARQQTPPDSWEGDYEYPSLWEQFEKVAQVFQEEERYEALAEIRAEILTTIETDLPPESERPTAVMIGSADIEGDIYAYTLSNPGFLTSHTRPLKPRDAFEGSVESGTVIDLEVLLEADPDVMLFLGGMLPTTDMGNLRATLESNAVASEIAAVKNGRTHPQGARYQGPILNLFQVEMTAKQLYPEQFGEWPSYDNGPYPEVPEDQQLFDRQRVADIINGAF from the coding sequence ATGTCCAAAAAAAGAGGCGGACACGGAGCACCAACACGGCGCGAGTATCTGAAGTACGGCGGTGCAGTCATCGGTGGTGCAGGACTCGCGGGCTGTACGGGCAACAGCAGTTTGGATTCCACGCCGACCGCAACGGGAACCGATTCTGAGACGGCCACATTGGCAGGCGACGGCGCGACGGACGGGCCGTACACGGTGACGATGTCACCCATGGGCGAAGTCGAGTTCGAGTCGCCGCCGGAGACAGTGTTCACCCGTCTCACTCACCACGCGGATATGGCGTTCGCACTCGGTCGTGGGGACGGAATCAACGCGATGCACGCGCCGGACTACTACGACCAACTCTGGAATCAGTTCGTGGAGCGACTCCCTGGCGTCTCGCTCGACTGGACTGGGTTGTACTCCTCGTGGGAGGTCGGCAAGGAGAAACTCTACGAACTGGACAGCGACGTCCATCTCGCCGACCCGGCGTCGGTGCTGGCACTCGGTAGCTGGAGCATGGCGGACATCGAGGAGGTCGAGCAAAACATCAGCCCGTGGTTCGGCAACTCGTTCAGCGCCCGTCAGCAGACGCCGCCGGACAGTTGGGAGGGCGACTACGAGTACCCCAGTCTGTGGGAGCAATTCGAGAAAGTCGCGCAGGTGTTCCAAGAAGAAGAGCGGTACGAGGCGCTCGCCGAGATTCGAGCTGAGATACTCACAACAATCGAGACAGACCTCCCGCCCGAATCGGAACGACCGACCGCGGTGATGATCGGGTCGGCCGACATCGAGGGCGACATCTACGCCTACACGCTGAGCAATCCCGGATTCCTCACCTCGCACACGCGCCCGCTCAAGCCGCGCGATGCGTTCGAGGGGTCGGTCGAATCCGGCACCGTCATCGACTTGGAAGTGTTGCTGGAAGCCGACCCCGACGTGATGCTGTTCCTCGGGGGTATGCTCCCGACGACGGACATGGGCAACCTCCGTGCGACGCTCGAATCGAACGCCGTCGCCTCGGAAATTGCGGCCGTGAAAAACGGCCGCACCCATCCACAGGGTGCGCGGTATCAGGGGCCGATTTTGAACCTCTTCCAGGTGGAGATGACCGCCAAACAGCTCTATCCCGAGCAGTTCGGGGAGTGGCCATCCTACGACAACGGCCCATATCCAGAGGTTCCCGAGGACCAACAGTTGTTCGACCGCCAACGGGTTGCAGACATCATCAACGGAGCGTTCTGA